In Ferroplasma sp., a single window of DNA contains:
- a CDS encoding rhodanese-like domain-containing protein, with protein MFIVRYSEIGLKGNKTRRMMEKTLMENIISSLPENFGLKYKKSDGRIYLYSEESLFLELLPHIFGIRSFSPAREYTFNTIEDIVSKCVEYYSNYVSGKSFAVRATRKGTHNFTSKELEIAVGNALYSKSSGVNLENPEAPLFIEVRDKNFYTFTEKIGGPGGLPLRSEGRAISLFSGGIDSPVATYMVMKRGMAADILFCSLAHPSDTIFMLKSARNLLTKYSKGYNGNIFIMDGSSLITEIVQHPSQKYANLIFKELLYRYAEALSRKFDYDAIVTGESIGQVSSQIPKNLKSLSMDIRMPIFRPLIGFDKEETISYSRAKGLYMEESIGEFCSLFSKNPGINTDYMDLKQELEKFPVENNLHEIISIKMDQIDSYVSSIRGSRMDRIPENSIIIDLRLPSEYEKWHIPGSINMDLKGLNSITETGDKSKNYFFYCKKGLNSAYASSIMISKGFKSFYSTEKDLKKAYALNN; from the coding sequence ATGTTTATTGTCAGGTATTCCGAGATAGGGTTGAAGGGAAACAAGACTAGGAGAATGATGGAAAAAACCCTTATGGAGAATATAATTTCATCACTTCCAGAAAATTTTGGTTTAAAATATAAAAAAAGCGACGGGCGAATATATCTGTATTCGGAAGAAAGTTTATTCTTAGAACTTTTACCACATATTTTCGGTATCAGGTCCTTTTCTCCTGCCCGTGAATATACATTTAACACTATAGAGGATATAGTTTCAAAATGTGTGGAATATTATTCAAACTATGTTTCAGGGAAAAGTTTTGCAGTCCGTGCTACCAGAAAAGGAACACATAATTTCACATCAAAGGAACTGGAAATAGCGGTGGGAAATGCTCTTTACAGTAAGTCTTCCGGTGTAAATCTGGAAAACCCGGAGGCTCCTCTTTTCATAGAGGTCAGAGACAAAAATTTCTATACATTTACGGAAAAAATAGGTGGGCCAGGAGGTCTACCATTAAGGTCTGAGGGCAGGGCGATATCACTTTTTTCAGGAGGCATCGATTCTCCTGTAGCCACTTACATGGTAATGAAGAGGGGAATGGCTGCAGACATACTTTTCTGCTCCCTGGCACATCCATCTGATACAATTTTCATGCTGAAATCAGCCAGAAATCTCCTTACAAAATATTCAAAGGGTTACAATGGGAATATATTCATAATGGATGGATCCTCACTGATTACAGAAATCGTTCAGCATCCGTCACAGAAATATGCCAATTTAATTTTCAAGGAATTGCTGTACAGGTACGCCGAGGCCCTGTCCAGGAAGTTTGATTATGATGCAATTGTTACCGGGGAATCAATAGGGCAGGTCTCTTCCCAGATACCAAAAAACCTGAAATCTCTTTCCATGGACATAAGAATGCCCATATTCAGGCCATTAATAGGTTTTGACAAGGAGGAAACAATTTCATATTCCCGGGCTAAGGGATTGTATATGGAAGAATCCATAGGTGAATTCTGCTCACTGTTTTCAAAAAACCCAGGTATCAATACAGATTATATGGATTTAAAGCAGGAACTTGAAAAATTCCCGGTTGAAAACAATTTACATGAAATAATATCAATCAAAATGGATCAGATAGATTCCTATGTTAGCTCAATTCGGGGAAGCAGGATGGACAGGATACCTGAAAACAGCATTATAATAGATTTGAGGCTTCCATCAGAATATGAAAAATGGCATATTCCTGGTTCCATTAACATGGATTTAAAAGGTCTGAATTCTATAACTGAAACTGGAGATAAAAGCAAAAATTACTTCTTTTACTGCAAGAAAGGGCTTAACAGTGCCTATGCATCATCAATTATGATTTCGAAAGGATTCAAATCGTTTTACTCTACAGAAAAGGATTTAAAAAAGGCGTATGCCCTGAATAATTGA
- a CDS encoding NAD(P)H-dependent oxidoreductase: METIKIAGFGGSLRKESYNRYLLENAVNLMPENSELKILDIKNFPLMNQDEENNYPENVKNFKKQVRDADGLLIVTPEYNYSVPGYLKNVLDVASRPYGDNPFEGKPVAIMSASIGMLGGSRAQYHLRQSCVFLNMIPVNMPEVFVTFAQQKFDENGKLTDDMTAKFAGQLLNNLVNLARDIKKIRH; this comes from the coding sequence ATGGAAACAATAAAGATAGCAGGATTTGGAGGAAGCTTGAGAAAAGAGTCGTATAACAGGTATTTACTGGAAAACGCTGTGAATTTAATGCCAGAAAATTCTGAATTGAAAATACTGGACATCAAGAATTTCCCCCTTATGAACCAGGATGAGGAGAATAACTACCCAGAAAACGTTAAAAACTTCAAGAAGCAGGTCAGGGATGCAGATGGCCTGCTCATAGTAACACCTGAATACAACTATTCAGTTCCGGGATATCTGAAAAATGTACTTGATGTTGCGTCGAGGCCCTATGGAGATAACCCCTTTGAGGGAAAGCCTGTGGCTATAATGAGTGCATCCATAGGCATGCTGGGAGGTTCCAGGGCACAGTACCATCTCAGGCAGAGCTGTGTGTTTCTAAATATGATTCCAGTAAATATGCCTGAGGTATTTGTTACATTTGCACAGCAAAAATTCGATGAAAATGGAAAACTGACAGATGATATGACGGCTAAATTTGCCGGGCAGTTGCTGAATAACCTGGTAAATCTGGCAAGGGATATTAAAAAGATCCGCCATTAA
- a CDS encoding isopentenyl phosphate kinase yields the protein MIIIKLGGSVITQKSEYKSFNGAVVERIVKTLKGMNDEMIIVHGGGSFGHIKAKEYGLPGYAGKETIMGMNIVHNDMVELNLKISEILYNNGIYNVPLPVSSLVYDNKKNYAVFKRYLQLGITPVSYGDTYIHGKKIGIYSGDNIAYDVARRFHPSAVVFFSDVDGIYDKNPKTNPDARLLTHIKGEFQHDEMITDVTGGIMNKYTKMKSISDLGIPVYLINGLYPERIYNIGKNNFTGTVV from the coding sequence ATGATAATAATCAAGCTCGGTGGAAGTGTAATTACACAGAAGTCAGAATACAAATCCTTTAACGGGGCTGTTGTTGAAAGAATAGTTAAAACACTTAAGGGCATGAATGATGAAATGATTATCGTACATGGAGGCGGGTCCTTCGGGCATATAAAAGCCAAAGAGTATGGGCTGCCAGGCTATGCAGGTAAGGAAACCATAATGGGCATGAATATTGTCCATAACGATATGGTGGAACTGAACCTCAAAATCTCTGAAATATTATATAATAACGGCATTTACAATGTTCCACTTCCAGTATCCTCACTTGTTTATGATAACAAAAAAAATTATGCTGTATTCAAAAGATACCTTCAGCTGGGCATAACACCGGTATCCTATGGGGATACATACATTCATGGGAAAAAAATAGGCATATACTCAGGTGATAACATAGCATATGATGTTGCAAGAAGATTTCACCCCTCTGCAGTTGTATTCTTTTCGGATGTGGATGGCATTTATGATAAAAACCCCAAGACCAATCCAGATGCCAGGCTTTTGACACATATTAAAGGGGAATTCCAGCACGATGAGATGATAACAGATGTAACTGGAGGCATAATGAATAAATACACAAAGATGAAAAGCATTTCTGACCTGGGTATACCCGTATATCTGATAAATGGGCTATATCCAGAACGAATATATAATATAGGGAAGAATAATTTTACCGGAACGGTGGTCTGA
- the fni gene encoding type 2 isopentenyl-diphosphate Delta-isomerase: MIENRKEEHINIAENMNVTSEHNFWDDIRLIHRALPEVDYDSIDTGIDFLGTHFNYPFMISSMTGGTEKARKINANLARAAEEFHIGMGVGSMRAAIEKKDIASTFSVINDFNVPAKFANIGAPQLIGQDKPPISDRDIEYIFNLINAKYLIVHFNFLQEMVQPEGDRNAKGVLSRLKEIAKSYPVIAKETGSGFSREDALELRDAGVKAIDVGGLGGTSFAAIEYYRAEKIQNREKMHTGKTFWNWGIPSPASIKFCSVGIPIIGSGGIRNGEDIVKSIIMGADMGAMARNFLKAADTSYEELKFEVNNIIKDIKISMFLSAAKNISDLKSKKYIVFDPLYSWLEQGD, encoded by the coding sequence ATGATAGAAAATAGAAAGGAAGAACATATTAATATTGCTGAAAATATGAACGTTACATCCGAGCATAATTTCTGGGATGACATAAGGCTGATTCACAGGGCATTGCCAGAAGTTGATTATGATTCTATAGATACAGGAATAGATTTTCTGGGAACCCATTTTAATTACCCATTTATGATCTCCTCCATGACCGGAGGGACTGAAAAGGCAAGAAAAATCAATGCTAACCTTGCAAGGGCGGCAGAGGAGTTTCATATAGGAATGGGTGTGGGAAGCATGAGGGCCGCCATTGAAAAAAAGGATATTGCCAGTACATTTTCAGTAATAAACGATTTTAATGTTCCTGCAAAGTTTGCAAATATCGGCGCACCCCAGCTCATAGGCCAGGATAAACCTCCTATTTCAGATAGGGATATTGAATATATATTCAATTTAATAAATGCAAAATATCTCATAGTGCATTTCAATTTTCTACAGGAGATGGTACAGCCAGAGGGAGACAGAAATGCAAAGGGAGTGCTATCAAGGTTAAAGGAAATTGCAAAATCATATCCGGTAATTGCCAAGGAAACTGGAAGTGGGTTTTCCAGGGAGGATGCCCTGGAGCTCAGGGATGCGGGTGTAAAGGCAATAGATGTGGGTGGACTGGGTGGCACTTCCTTCGCTGCTATTGAGTATTACAGGGCAGAAAAAATACAGAATAGGGAAAAAATGCACACCGGCAAAACCTTCTGGAACTGGGGGATACCTTCACCTGCCTCTATCAAATTCTGTTCAGTGGGCATTCCGATAATAGGAAGCGGAGGAATAAGAAATGGAGAGGATATTGTAAAATCAATAATCATGGGTGCGGATATGGGTGCCATGGCCAGGAATTTTTTGAAGGCAGCAGATACATCATATGAGGAGTTAAAATTCGAGGTAAACAACATAATAAAGGATATAAAAATTTCAATGTTCCTGTCTGCGGCTAAAAATATTTCCGATTTGAAAAGCAAAAAATATATAGTGTTTGATCCATTATATTCGTGGCTTGAGCAGGGTGATTAA
- a CDS encoding ZPR1 zinc finger domain-containing protein yields MEEIKTEARCPNCNEFLFYLEADNDIPYEGKITIHTYLCRNCSYRNVTIERHDRDSPKIIKFKIKNKNDLKTIVYRSPDASVQIPELDAEISPGIASKGYITTVEGILTSIREKLTIMGDGEDVNYLRQRIDGILSGAEEKITIIIDDDSGKSRINSGRVEVISKE; encoded by the coding sequence ATGGAAGAAATAAAGACAGAGGCCAGATGCCCGAATTGCAATGAATTCTTATTTTACCTTGAGGCAGATAATGATATACCCTATGAGGGAAAAATAACAATACACACATACCTGTGCAGGAATTGCAGTTACAGGAACGTTACAATTGAACGGCATGACCGTGATTCCCCAAAGATTATCAAATTCAAAATTAAAAATAAGAACGACCTTAAAACCATAGTTTACAGGTCTCCTGATGCCAGTGTACAGATACCAGAACTTGATGCGGAGATCTCTCCAGGGATAGCATCCAAGGGTTATATTACAACCGTTGAGGGAATTTTAACCAGCATAAGGGAGAAGCTTACCATAATGGGTGATGGAGAGGATGTAAATTATCTGAGGCAGAGAATTGACGGGATTCTCAGCGGTGCTGAGGAAAAGATTACAATAATTATAGACGATGATTCTGGCAAGAGCAGGATAAATAGCGGCAGGGTTGAAGTAATTTCAAAAGAATGA
- a CDS encoding ABC transporter ATP-binding protein: MIAITNLTKTFKNFKAVNNLNMEINNGEILGLAGLNGAGKSTTIRATAGIIFPTSGKVIVDDLDMVKDKANASKHIGWVPELPTFQPDSRPIPLLKYYAGFYGIKSEDAEKEIVELMKKFDIYAYRDKKLKYYSQGMKKRFSLVAAMMGNPDNFLFDETLNGLDPQGVREVRDFIIELKKQGKSILLSSHILSELQNVADRIAIVKNGTIIKVLTRDNLKNLGTTGIKIHVKNPDDKLNGILANFGDTESDGYYYVIKNNVNTDPAELNHELVTANYKVDYISMENETLEDYFLNMVR, from the coding sequence ATGATTGCAATTACCAACCTCACAAAAACATTCAAAAATTTCAAGGCTGTTAATAACCTCAATATGGAAATTAACAATGGGGAGATCCTTGGCCTTGCGGGATTAAACGGAGCAGGGAAAAGCACAACAATCAGGGCTACAGCAGGAATTATTTTCCCGACATCAGGGAAAGTTATAGTTGATGATTTGGACATGGTAAAAGATAAGGCAAATGCATCAAAACATATAGGGTGGGTACCTGAACTACCTACCTTTCAGCCAGATTCAAGGCCCATACCTCTTCTGAAATACTATGCGGGATTTTATGGGATAAAATCAGAAGATGCGGAAAAGGAGATCGTTGAACTTATGAAAAAGTTTGACATATATGCATATCGGGATAAAAAGTTGAAATATTATTCCCAGGGAATGAAAAAGAGGTTTTCTCTTGTAGCAGCAATGATGGGCAATCCCGATAATTTTCTTTTCGACGAGACCCTTAATGGACTCGATCCCCAGGGTGTAAGGGAAGTGCGTGATTTTATAATAGAACTCAAAAAACAGGGAAAATCCATCCTGCTTTCTTCACATATACTATCAGAATTGCAGAATGTTGCCGACAGGATAGCCATAGTGAAGAATGGTACTATAATTAAGGTACTGACAAGAGATAACCTGAAAAATCTAGGAACAACTGGAATAAAAATCCATGTTAAGAATCCAGACGATAAATTGAATGGGATTCTTGCAAATTTTGGGGATACCGAATCTGATGGGTATTATTATGTGATAAAAAATAATGTAAATACTGACCCTGCTGAATTAAACCATGAACTTGTCACGGCAAATTATAAAGTTGATTATATCAGCATGGAAAACGAAACACTTGAAGACTATTTTCTTAATATGGTGAGGTAA
- a CDS encoding ABC transporter permease subunit — MNGFLYDIKRTLSGKFTIILIVLLVLITVATAYGAGISSDTAAPAQTDLVLPYVNDTGGVIHVSDYVINGYGQPVSGLSITSSIGNASINTIENYTGSSNDHGYLNFTVHSNASNFYYIYTDKYTNGNPAAYHNNEIGYYNGKMGQSDSYSTIDPCYSTYFNYSFEPIYAVILKDKANPSQISTMVYVPYINSSINNQPLSISYNISTASAGVNANNAGSGNVTEMTHPGVLIITPSLTTKDLDKNVNFFINNKTEQVVPTVSYIYTYIKPGVALQNELAIYFGILLIPIMSIFSAYFYYSKDKTSGVLESIIARPITKGKLMISRFTGNSVSFLVGLLISFGLADVILKHYTGVYISPGTFATMLIGYLVEAIGFAGLMYLITQFEKTQGQILGTGIGLLFILGFMWTTLSEALLFLLHIQSITHLLKNLLILDSISPSYYPDIIADYHLGVYSGLSASSVGINIYSVVLIGLAWVLIPSLLALYFAGKRD; from the coding sequence ATGAACGGTTTTTTATACGATATTAAAAGAACTTTGAGTGGCAAATTTACCATTATACTAATTGTTCTTCTGGTTCTTATTACAGTTGCAACTGCCTATGGTGCAGGTATTTCCTCTGACACTGCTGCACCTGCACAGACCGATCTGGTTTTGCCATATGTAAATGATACAGGCGGGGTCATACATGTAAGTGATTATGTTATAAACGGATATGGCCAGCCTGTCAGTGGTTTAAGCATTACATCCTCTATTGGAAATGCTTCCATAAATACTATAGAAAATTACACAGGAAGCTCAAATGATCATGGATACCTGAATTTTACGGTACATTCAAATGCCTCCAATTTTTATTATATTTACACTGATAAATATACAAATGGAAATCCGGCAGCGTATCATAATAATGAAATAGGTTATTATAATGGTAAAATGGGTCAGTCCGATAGTTATTCTACAATAGATCCATGTTACAGTACATATTTTAATTATTCCTTTGAACCCATATACGCTGTAATTTTAAAGGATAAAGCAAACCCTTCACAGATAAGCACAATGGTTTACGTGCCCTATATTAATTCCTCTATAAACAACCAACCCCTATCCATTTCCTATAATATATCAACAGCATCTGCGGGAGTTAATGCTAATAATGCTGGTAGCGGGAATGTCACTGAAATGACACATCCAGGAGTGCTTATCATTACACCGTCTTTGACCACAAAAGATCTGGATAAAAATGTAAATTTCTTTATAAACAATAAAACAGAACAGGTTGTACCGACCGTGTCTTACATATACACGTATATTAAACCAGGAGTTGCATTGCAGAATGAGTTAGCCATATACTTTGGCATACTATTAATTCCAATTATGAGCATATTCTCGGCTTACTTTTATTATAGTAAGGATAAGACTTCAGGCGTGCTTGAATCTATAATAGCCAGGCCCATTACAAAGGGAAAATTGATGATATCCAGATTTACCGGAAATTCTGTAAGTTTCCTTGTGGGACTTCTAATATCCTTCGGACTTGCCGATGTTATACTGAAGCACTATACAGGTGTGTATATATCCCCAGGTACCTTTGCAACAATGCTAATTGGATATCTTGTCGAGGCAATAGGTTTTGCAGGATTAATGTATTTAATAACACAATTTGAGAAAACGCAGGGGCAAATACTGGGCACTGGTATTGGTTTGTTATTCATTCTCGGTTTTATGTGGACAACGTTATCAGAGGCATTATTGTTCTTATTACATATACAATCAATCACGCATCTTTTGAAAAATCTTCTGATACTGGATTCAATTTCACCTTCCTACTATCCTGATATCATAGCAGATTATCACCTGGGTGTATATAGTGGTTTGAGTGCCTCCAGTGTCGGAATAAATATTTACTCTGTGGTCCTAATAGGACTTGCATGGGTACTGATACCATCACTCCTCGCCCTTTACTTTGCAGGGAAGCGTGATTGA
- a CDS encoding ATPase, with translation MITDADAILALAASIAIAGGLIGTGMAQQGIGAAGMGIIAEKPEKFGQVLFFFVIPETLWIIGFVLGIILLLHVI, from the coding sequence ATGATAACTGACGCAGATGCTATTTTGGCTTTAGCCGCTTCTATTGCCATCGCCGGTGGATTGATAGGGACGGGTATGGCACAGCAGGGTATTGGGGCAGCTGGTATGGGTATAATAGCCGAGAAACCTGAAAAATTTGGACAGGTTCTGTTCTTCTTTGTTATACCGGAAACGCTATGGATTATAGGTTTTGTTCTGGGAATTATATTACTGCTTCATGTAATATGA